A stretch of Candidatus Sphingomonas phytovorans DNA encodes these proteins:
- a CDS encoding TonB-dependent receptor: MKIQNYRARRALLVSASCTVLLVATAAHAQDRNESAPRIAAVDTAPPPTAPADTAAPQDDIGKDIVVTGSRTARSGADAPTPVTVLGADSLQKMGIRNIGEGLQLLPQFVPTAGPAYVDAGAPPGQRLANLRGMGANRTLVLFDGRRFTPTTSLGTVDLNLLPSMLTSRAEVVTGGASAAYGADAVAGVINVIPDRTYTGLKAEVQTGITEAGDARKFRAAAAGGISFADGKGHLIGSFEYEDNAAADDCYSRSWCQQEWGTVAIPPASRGSNPARIITSNVHNASVAPGGLITTTALRGTQFLGGQSTSNYVFGSPASSTAMVGGSGHDEYFLYKDTQLEMPVRRMLAYASGNYKFSDAVELYFSGNWGKLDSQARARQVDFGSLTINAANPFLPTAVRNQAAALGITSFQMGRLNEDINPQQFNHTQMYQFAGGLRGSLGGSWKWDAFYQYGYTKLTLVTANNRITANFNKALDARTNSAGQIVCGVNADAITSNDDPACVPLNLFGSNQYSQAAFNYAYGTGTVTTTVTENVAGLNLSGSPFKTWAGPVTVAFGGEYRKDIIKGDADPLSLAFAFAQGNGQRYRGLVDVKEGYLEATVPLAKDMTLLHNLELNGAVRLTSYNISGTTWTWKGGLVYEPFQGLRLRATRSRDIRAPNATELFSGRTQAPGQFTDFIGPGNPLGSGTQAPILVTSSSNPNLSPEKADTWTLGAVVSPSNIVPGLTISVDYYNIHLTNAIGRLGALNIIQRCAAGATEFCALMTRDPTTHVLTGVLDTYLNFGGIKARGLDVQLDYSLPLNKVSNSLGGRLTASLFASKAFELTTIDSAGSVNRAGMLGQVIGLLTGPDLVMDGTIGYEDSRFRVSLETRYIKGGTYDATNIDPTDPGYSPSLSNSINNNHVDGRVYQNLAFGFKVPMSDKKGFEFYGAVTNLWNRDPPVAPSAYSSTSPSYFDVLGRAFKIGARVEF; this comes from the coding sequence ATGAAGATTCAGAACTATCGTGCACGCCGCGCGCTCCTTGTCAGCGCTAGCTGCACGGTATTGCTGGTCGCGACGGCTGCCCATGCGCAGGACAGGAACGAATCCGCACCCCGGATCGCCGCCGTCGATACGGCTCCGCCGCCGACCGCGCCGGCCGATACCGCCGCGCCGCAGGACGACATCGGCAAGGACATTGTCGTCACTGGCTCGCGCACGGCGCGAAGCGGTGCCGATGCGCCGACCCCGGTCACGGTGCTGGGTGCCGACAGTCTGCAGAAGATGGGTATCCGCAATATCGGCGAAGGTTTGCAGTTGTTGCCCCAGTTCGTGCCCACGGCGGGACCGGCCTATGTCGACGCCGGCGCCCCGCCGGGGCAGCGGCTCGCCAACCTGCGCGGTATGGGCGCGAACCGCACGCTGGTGCTGTTCGACGGCCGCCGGTTTACCCCGACCACCAGTCTCGGGACCGTCGACCTCAACTTGCTCCCCTCGATGCTGACCAGCCGGGCCGAAGTGGTGACGGGCGGCGCATCGGCCGCTTATGGCGCCGACGCGGTGGCCGGTGTGATCAACGTCATTCCCGACCGTACCTATACGGGCCTGAAGGCCGAGGTGCAGACCGGCATCACCGAGGCAGGCGATGCCCGCAAGTTCCGCGCCGCCGCAGCCGGCGGTATCTCCTTTGCGGACGGCAAGGGGCACCTGATCGGTTCGTTCGAATATGAGGACAATGCGGCTGCCGACGACTGTTACAGCCGCTCCTGGTGCCAGCAGGAATGGGGCACCGTCGCGATTCCGCCGGCGAGCCGCGGTAGCAACCCGGCGCGCATCATCACCTCAAACGTCCACAATGCATCGGTCGCGCCCGGTGGGCTGATCACAACGACGGCGCTGCGCGGCACCCAGTTCCTGGGGGGGCAGTCGACCAGCAATTATGTGTTCGGCTCGCCCGCCTCGTCGACCGCGATGGTGGGCGGCAGCGGTCATGACGAATATTTCCTCTACAAGGACACCCAGCTCGAAATGCCGGTACGCCGCATGCTGGCTTATGCATCGGGCAACTACAAGTTCAGCGACGCCGTCGAACTCTATTTCAGCGGCAACTGGGGCAAGCTGGACAGCCAGGCGCGAGCCCGCCAGGTCGACTTCGGCAGCTTGACCATCAATGCGGCCAATCCTTTCCTGCCGACCGCCGTCCGCAACCAGGCGGCCGCGCTCGGCATCACCTCGTTCCAGATGGGCCGCCTCAACGAGGACATCAACCCGCAGCAATTCAACCATACCCAGATGTACCAGTTCGCCGGTGGCTTGCGCGGCAGCCTCGGCGGCAGTTGGAAATGGGATGCCTTCTACCAATATGGCTATACCAAGCTGACTTTGGTCACGGCCAACAATCGTATCACCGCCAATTTCAACAAGGCGCTCGACGCACGGACGAACAGCGCCGGCCAGATCGTCTGCGGTGTCAATGCTGATGCGATCACGAGCAATGATGATCCGGCCTGCGTGCCGCTCAACCTGTTCGGCTCCAACCAATATTCGCAGGCTGCGTTCAACTATGCCTATGGGACTGGCACGGTGACGACGACGGTCACCGAGAATGTCGCCGGGCTCAACCTGTCCGGCAGCCCGTTCAAGACCTGGGCCGGGCCGGTAACGGTCGCGTTCGGCGGAGAGTATCGCAAGGACATCATCAAGGGCGATGCCGACCCGCTCTCGCTCGCGTTCGCGTTCGCGCAAGGCAATGGCCAGCGCTATCGCGGCCTCGTGGACGTGAAGGAGGGGTATCTCGAGGCGACCGTACCGCTCGCCAAGGATATGACTCTCCTCCACAATCTCGAGCTCAACGGCGCGGTGCGGCTCACCAGCTACAATATCAGCGGCACGACCTGGACGTGGAAAGGCGGCCTGGTCTACGAGCCGTTCCAGGGGCTGCGGTTGCGCGCGACACGCTCGCGTGACATCCGGGCGCCGAACGCCACGGAATTGTTCAGCGGCCGCACGCAGGCGCCCGGTCAGTTCACCGACTTTATCGGACCCGGCAATCCGCTGGGATCTGGCACCCAGGCGCCAATCCTCGTGACGTCCAGCAGCAATCCCAATCTGAGTCCGGAAAAGGCCGATACCTGGACCCTCGGCGCGGTGGTCTCGCCGTCGAACATCGTGCCAGGCCTGACGATCTCGGTCGACTACTATAATATCCACCTGACCAACGCGATCGGCAGGCTCGGTGCCCTCAATATCATCCAGCGCTGTGCTGCGGGTGCTACCGAATTCTGCGCATTGATGACGCGCGATCCGACGACGCATGTGCTGACGGGCGTGCTCGACACCTATCTCAATTTCGGAGGCATCAAGGCACGCGGTCTTGATGTGCAGCTCGATTACTCGCTGCCACTGAACAAGGTCTCGAACAGTCTCGGCGGCCGGCTCACCGCGTCGCTGTTCGCGTCCAAGGCGTTCGAGCTGACGACGATCGATTCCGCCGGGTCGGTCAACCGTGCCGGCATGCTGGGGCAGGTCATCGGGCTCTTGACCGGTCCCGATCTCGTGATGGACGGCACGATCGGCTATGAGGACAGCAGGTTCCGCGTCTCGCTCGAGACCCGCTATATCAAGGGCGGCACCTATGACGCGACCAACATCGACCCGACGGATCCGGGCTATAGCCCGTCACTGTCCAACAGCATCAACAACAACCATGTGGACGGACGCGTGTACCAGAACCTTGCCTTCGGGTTCAAAGTGCCGATGAGCGACAAGAAGGGCTTTGAGTTCTACGGGGCGGTGACAAACTTGTGGAACCGCGATCCACCCGTGGCGCCGAGTGCCTATTCAAGCACGTCGCCTTCCTATTTCGACGTGCTTGGCAGGGCCTTCAAGATCGGCGCGCGCGTCGAGTTCTGA
- a CDS encoding AMP-binding protein — MNFPVWSSDVQDTVTAVLRRAVAEFADRTFLDFTGELYTYAEFDTRSTRLAHGLAARGVKRGDRVGSQLDSNIDAVTLWLALNKLGAVHVPVNTAYKGEFLRHQLNDVQCALIVAEADYAPRVVDIAEGLPSSERLLVRGDGPLPGCEQLAVERLANAFSDNLTPIPDENAAGDLCMLIFTGGTTGPSKACMISHNYACNLARQLLKREQRSKDDVNWTPLPLFHSNALAGSILTSMMVGARTALFPRFSVSKFWDDVERSGATIVNLLGSMLTFIGNAADCDAAKRYFGKVRAVRGSPFPPELQEIWRQRFGIKYAGSNTYGLTEAARVTSLPDGEYAPPGSSGRVNEDFDVRIVDDNDNEVAPGTPGEIVIRPRHPNIMFDGYWNRPEETLRIMRNLWLHSGDIGKIDEDGFFYFIDRKKDYLRRRGENISSYELENSIKLHPLVKDVAVHAVLAESEDEVKATVVLTDEAVISHEEFCRWCADRVPYFAVPRYFEFRADLPRNPVGRVLKYQLRDEGCTPDTWDRETANFELEKR, encoded by the coding sequence ATGAATTTTCCTGTCTGGTCGTCGGATGTGCAAGACACGGTCACCGCGGTGCTACGCCGCGCGGTGGCCGAATTCGCGGATCGCACATTCCTCGATTTCACCGGCGAGCTGTACACCTATGCCGAGTTCGACACCCGTTCGACCCGATTGGCGCATGGACTCGCCGCCCGCGGCGTGAAGCGGGGAGACCGGGTCGGCAGCCAGCTCGACAGCAATATCGATGCGGTGACGCTATGGCTGGCGCTCAACAAGCTCGGCGCCGTCCATGTGCCGGTGAACACCGCCTATAAGGGCGAGTTTCTCCGCCATCAGTTGAACGACGTTCAGTGCGCCCTGATCGTCGCCGAGGCCGACTATGCCCCGCGGGTAGTCGATATCGCCGAAGGACTGCCCTCCAGCGAGCGATTGCTGGTGCGCGGCGATGGTCCCTTGCCGGGCTGCGAACAATTGGCGGTCGAACGGCTCGCCAATGCCTTTAGCGACAACCTCACGCCCATTCCCGACGAGAACGCAGCGGGCGACTTGTGCATGCTGATCTTCACCGGTGGAACCACCGGGCCCTCCAAGGCGTGCATGATCAGCCACAATTACGCCTGCAACCTCGCCCGCCAGCTGCTCAAGCGCGAGCAGCGCAGCAAGGACGATGTCAACTGGACCCCGCTGCCGCTCTTCCACTCGAACGCGCTCGCGGGATCGATCCTGACATCGATGATGGTGGGCGCTCGCACCGCGCTCTTCCCGCGCTTCTCGGTCTCCAAATTCTGGGATGATGTCGAGCGCAGCGGCGCGACGATCGTCAATCTCCTGGGATCGATGTTGACCTTCATCGGCAACGCCGCCGATTGCGACGCCGCGAAGCGCTATTTCGGGAAGGTGCGCGCGGTACGCGGCAGCCCGTTCCCGCCCGAGCTCCAGGAAATCTGGCGGCAGCGCTTCGGGATCAAATATGCCGGATCCAATACCTACGGGCTGACGGAGGCGGCACGGGTCACCAGCCTGCCCGATGGTGAATATGCCCCACCCGGCTCGTCGGGCCGGGTCAACGAAGATTTCGACGTCCGCATCGTCGACGACAATGACAATGAAGTAGCGCCGGGTACGCCGGGCGAGATCGTCATCCGTCCGCGTCACCCCAACATCATGTTCGACGGCTATTGGAACCGCCCGGAGGAAACGCTCAGGATCATGCGCAACCTCTGGCTGCACAGCGGCGACATCGGCAAGATCGACGAAGATGGCTTCTTCTATTTCATCGACCGCAAGAAGGACTATCTGCGCCGGCGCGGCGAGAATATTTCGAGCTATGAGCTCGAGAACAGCATCAAGCTGCACCCGCTGGTCAAGGACGTCGCCGTCCATGCGGTGCTCGCCGAATCGGAGGATGAGGTGAAGGCAACCGTCGTCCTTACCGACGAGGCGGTCATTTCCCATGAGGAGTTCTGCCGCTGGTGCGCTGATCGCGTCCCCTATTTCGCCGTGCCGCGCTATTTCGAGTTCCGCGCCGATCTGCCGCGCAATCCGGTGGGTCGCGTCCTCAAATATCAGTTGCGCGATGAAGGCTGCACACCTGACACCTGGGATCGCGAGACAGCGAATTTCGAACTCGAGAAGCGTTGA
- a CDS encoding SDR family oxidoreductase, with amino-acid sequence MDLGVADRLFVLVGGSRGMGWEAARTLARDGARLAIVTRTAESAQAAARRLSAEFGIIATGVAGDAAVEGSVDEAIAIAEHRQGPLAGLLITTGYTFPGDHAAELSDAGWEACIQDVLMSAVRATRAAIPRLRTAGGGAIVTTAAYTAGVPSPDRAAYAACKAAIVNLTKNIALAHGKDGIRANCVCPGAFETERSRARVDALCVERGWDRKRAGWHLMRDVFHMPVALERLGQPDEAGELMAFLLSARAAYLTGATINIDGGTSF; translated from the coding sequence ATGGATCTCGGTGTAGCGGATCGCCTTTTTGTCCTTGTCGGTGGATCGCGGGGCATGGGCTGGGAGGCCGCCCGGACCCTGGCGAGGGACGGTGCCCGCCTTGCGATCGTGACGCGCACGGCGGAGAGCGCCCAGGCGGCCGCGCGGCGGCTGTCCGCTGAGTTCGGCATCATCGCAACGGGCGTGGCCGGCGACGCTGCCGTCGAAGGATCAGTCGATGAAGCGATCGCGATCGCCGAGCACAGGCAAGGTCCGTTGGCTGGCCTGCTCATCACCACTGGCTACACCTTTCCCGGCGATCATGCCGCCGAACTCTCCGACGCGGGTTGGGAGGCGTGCATCCAGGATGTCCTGATGTCGGCGGTGCGGGCGACGCGGGCCGCGATACCGCGACTCCGGACCGCCGGGGGCGGAGCGATCGTCACCACCGCTGCCTATACCGCCGGTGTGCCGTCACCCGATCGCGCCGCATATGCCGCGTGCAAGGCGGCGATCGTCAACCTGACCAAGAATATCGCCCTGGCGCACGGCAAGGACGGCATTCGCGCCAATTGCGTTTGCCCCGGTGCCTTCGAGACGGAACGATCCCGTGCCCGGGTCGATGCCCTTTGCGTCGAGCGTGGGTGGGACCGGAAGCGCGCCGGCTGGCATTTGATGCGGGATGTCTTTCATATGCCGGTAGCGTTGGAGCGATTGGGCCAACCCGATGAGGCGGGCGAGTTGATGGCCTTTCTGCTGTCTGCCAGGGCCGCCTATCTGACCGGAGCGACGATCAATATCGACGGCGGGACAAGCTTTTAG
- a CDS encoding OB-fold domain-containing protein produces the protein MPEREKQASDDLAAIPRRNLPALNERNAFFWQAGKDNVLRFYRCKPCGHYIHPAAPICPICHARDVGPEDVSGRATIATFTINRQPWEPGLEAPFVVAIVEIEEQPDVRLTTNIVNCGIEDVYIGMPVKVLFDHREDVWLPLFEPA, from the coding sequence ATGCCGGAACGGGAAAAGCAGGCGAGCGACGATCTCGCCGCCATTCCGCGGCGCAACCTGCCGGCGCTGAACGAGCGCAACGCCTTCTTCTGGCAGGCGGGCAAGGACAATGTGCTGCGCTTCTATCGCTGTAAGCCGTGCGGCCATTATATTCACCCCGCCGCGCCGATCTGCCCGATCTGCCATGCGCGCGATGTCGGTCCCGAAGACGTGTCGGGACGGGCGACGATTGCCACCTTCACGATCAACCGCCAGCCATGGGAACCGGGCCTCGAAGCACCCTTCGTCGTGGCAATCGTCGAGATCGAGGAGCAGCCGGACGTTCGGCTGACGACCAACATCGTCAATTGCGGCATTGAAGACGTCTATATCGGCATGCCGGTCAAGGTCCTGTTCGATCATCGCGAGGACGTTTGGCTGCCCTTGTTCGAGCCGGCCTGA